In the genome of Maribacter forsetii DSM 18668, the window TCTACCAGTATTGAAATACCGTCTGTATTCGAATTACTGATACTACGCTCCGCTTTTAATTCAGAAACTTCAACTTGTTTAGGCAATGTCGTTTTATTTGAACGATACTGTACACCATCTTTAGTAAATATTTCCAAAGTGTATTCTCTTTCCTGTAATAAACTTACAGCACCGTTAGTGTTATAATTTCCTGCTTGTGTCTCAAAAAAATCTATTTTTTTGCCTAAATTATCAATGATACTTACTTGCGCACCAATTTCTGGCGGTGGATCAATTTCATCAAATGAAAAGGTTCTTGTTAAAAAAATAGTTTGTTGTATGTTTTGATCTGTAATACGTGCATCTACTACTAATGACCCATCTAATACATCGGTTATATTTTCAGGTTCAAATTCCTCAACGCAACTCAATATTGCCAGTGACAAACAAGGTAGAGTGAGCCATTTTAAGTTCTTTCTCATCTTTTCTTTTTTTGGCAATATTTAAAACTTAAAATTATAGGTGATTGACGGAATAGGAATGGAGAAAATAGAACTTTGTAACGCCTTTACTTCACCATCATCTGTTACGAAAAACACCGAGTACGGATTGTTTCTACCTAATACATTATAAACCGATATGGTAACAAAACTATGTGCTAACTTATTCTTCTTGTGGTTTCCTTCAATATTAAGACCTAGGTCTAAACGGTAGAAATCTGGAATCCTAAATTCATTCCTATCACTAAAAGCAACAAAATCTGCATTATTGAATCTAAATGTACCTACAGGGTAGGTAATAGGTCTACCGGTTTGGTACACAAAATTTGCAGATATGCTATATCGCTTTGTAAAACGATAGTTGGTAATAACACTTACATCATGGGGCTTATCAAAGTTAGAGGGAAAAAATTCACCGTTGTTAATTCGCTCCTCGCTAAATTCACTATCAAAACGGTATAAAGATCTAGAGTAGGTGTAACTCAACCATCCGTTTAAATCACCGCTTTTCTTTTTTAATAAAAATTCTACTCCGTATGCCTTTCCATCACCTTGTAATATCTGTGTTTCTACATTTTCGTTTAAGAAGAGGTTGGCACCGGTTTTAAAATCAAGCACATTTTCCATTATCTTGTAATACCCTTCGATACTTAATTCATATTCGTTTTCCTTAAAGTTTTTATAGAAGCCAAGAGAGGCTTGGTAGCCCTTTTGTGCTTCAATATTCAGATCAGAAAGTTTCCATGTATCAATAGGTGAAACTGTGGTGTTATTTGAAAGGGTATGTAAAAATTGATACGAATTGTTTAGACTGGCTTTTACCGAAAAATCTGGTGTAAATAAATATCTAGCGGAGACTCTGGCTTCTGGTCCGCCATAGGTTTTTATATTTTGATTACTTGAATAGGCTATGGTGTCTTGAACGGTAGATTCATTCTTTGGCATCCCTTCTTCATAGGTTCTTTGGGTAGCCTCGCCCAATGCGGCAAAAAATGCATATCTCACCCCTAAATTGACAGATAGTTTTTCATTAACCGTAATTTCATCCCCTATAAATAGTGCGCCCTCAACAGCTTGTTCTTTATCAATAGCAAATTCACTGATGTCCGACTCGCTTCCGTCTGGTTCTATGCTTCCAGGGTTAACGGAATAGTATTTGGCTGAACCACCATAGTCTAAAGTGTTTTTATCGTTTAGAGCTGTACGAAGCTTATATTTTAATTCGGTTTCGTTAATGCTGTAATCAAGCTTAAAATCACTGTTCGATTCACCGTCAAAATCAATTCCGAATCCGTAATTACTATTATCGACAATAAGTGCGCTATGGGTTTTATCACTCATTCTATGGTCCCAACGCACAGAAAAAAGACGATTGTCATAATTGTATAATGAATCTGAGGTGATACTAAAAGCATCTCTGCTATAATAGGCAGTCGCTTTCACTTCATTTTTGTCATTTATTTTATTGTGATATTTAACGATGCCGTCAAAAAACGAAGCGTTGCTATTGCTTAACGATTCGTCATCTAAAGACCGTAAAATCCAGTCCGCATAAGCACCTCTACCACCAACGACAAGGGATGATTTTTCTTTTTCCAACGGAATTTCCAATGCCAAATTTCCGGTCACTGGACCAATAGAACCTTCACCTGAGAACTTTTCTACATTACCATTTTTTGTTCTAATATCGAAGACCGATGAAAGACGGCCGCCAAACTCTACAGGAATAGCACCTTTATAGATATCTACGCCCTTGGTCGTAAACGGATTCAAGGCTTGAAAGATTCCGAAAAAATGCTGTGGGTTGTATATAACCGCATCGTCTAACAGTACTAAGTTTTGGTCTGTTTTACCGCCACGAACGTTTAAGCCCATTGCACCTTCGCCCGCAGATGAAATACCAGGCAATGCCTTGGCGACTGACAAAATATCTCGTTCCCCTAAAACTAGGGGAATGTTCTTAGACTCTTCAGAATCTATTTGCTCACTACCAGTAATAGCTTCCTCTACATTTTTATAAGCATCTGCCTCTACTACTACTTCATCTAATTGTTGTAGCCCTTCTTCCATCAACAAATCTAAACTACCATTATTGTACATAATGACTTCACGTTCTGTAGATGCAATACCCATGGCACGTATACTTAGTACGTTATAGCCCGAAGGTAATGTTAAAGAGTAATTACCATTCGAGTCGGATACAGTAATTTGGTTGGAGCCTTTAACGCGAATGGTTAAATCTGGAATAGGCTCACCTGTTTTAGAATTTATGGCTCTACCGGTTAATTTATAGGATTCTTGTAAGTTATTAGGGTCGCTTTTGCCCACTTTTACAACATCGTAATTTCGTTTAACCTGAGTATTAGTGGTATAAAATGTTGGGGGTGGTGCGTTAGCTTTTGTTTGTTTGCCGTTATTTTCTTCAACTACTTCTTCTTGACCAAAAAAGCCATTGGGTAGGTCGTCATATACTATGGTATTCTCTAAAAGAATGATGCGTTTCTGTGATTCTAGAATATAATAGTTTAAAGAGGTGTCCTCTAAAAGAGATTGCAAGGCAGTGGTTAAATTTTCATTGTCAAAGTTGGCAGTTACGTTGATGCCTTGTGCCCAACTTTCTAGAAAGAAAAATTGATAACCTATTTGTTCTTCAATATCGGTAATTACAGATGATAAGGGAGTTGCAGAGTATTGACCATTAACAGTAATAGTTTCTTGAGCATAACCTATACTTAAAGCAAAAAGTATGGTGAAATAGACTACGGTTTTTTTTATAGGTGTTGCCCCGCTAATTTCAATAAAAGTTTTGAGCAAACTTTTATTCGTTTTTTTGTTGGTCATGTTGGTTGGTTGGATCATTACAAGGTAAGAAAAACTATATTATAACAAAATGTGATATTTAAAATAATTACATTGAATTATTGAAAAAAAATGAAATAACCTTTGCATTACTAACAATTTGGCATTTATAGTTAACAGGTTTAAAGAGAAAGAGTTAAATTTAATAGTATAATCTTTTACTTACATTGTTGTTTTATTATTAATCAGTATTTTATTACTATTTTTATCATAAATACTTGTTAAAATTAAGACATTGAGCCATTATCCTAATAAAATAGAACTTCAAGAAAGGCATTACCAAATTTTTATAGAACAGGCCCCAACTGCCATTGCCATGTTAGATAAGAATATGGTGTATTTGGCAGTGTCTAAATGTTGGTTAAAAGATTATAAGTTAGATCAGCAAGATGTAATCGGTCGTTGTCATTTTGATGTTTTTCCTATGATTGGAGATGATTGGAAAAAAAAGACTGAAAAGTGTTTAAATGGTATTGTAGATATTTGCGATGAAACCACTTATCATGGTAAAGGTGATTCTATTCAGTGGATTTTATGGAATGTTAAACCATGGTATAATGCTGAAGGTGAAATTGGCGGACTCCTAATGCATACTGAAGATATTACCGAGAGGAAAGAGAAAGCATTAAAAGAAAAGAAGTATAATACCATATTAAAAGATACTAGTGACATCGCTAGAATAGGTACTTGGGAAATTGATCTTTTAAAAGAAAAAGTGTCATGGAGTAGTATGGTATATGAAATTCATGAAGCCCCTTTAGATTATGAGCCAACTATTGCCTCTGGATTAACATTTTTTGAGGATGAAGAAAGCCGAAACAGTATTTTACTAGCACTTAATGAAGCCCAAAAAAGAGGAACACCGATTAATTTAACCTTGTATCTTACAACATTAAAAGGTAATAAAAGATGGGTGAAAGTTATTGGGAAAATAGAGCGAAATAATGGTGTTACTTCAAAGATATTAGGTATAACGCAAGATATTACATCATCAAAAAAATCCGAGAAACTTTTAAATGTAGCTCATGCTGAGTTAGAAGCTATTTTTAACTCAGATTCGATAGTGGTAATAACCACAAATTCAGAAGGTATAATTAATCGCTTTAATAAAGGTGCCGAAAAATTGTTAGGATATGATTCTGCTGAAATGATTGGTTTACAAAGACCAGAAGTATATCTTCATAAAGGAGAACTTGAGCAATTTAGAAATGATATGATTGCCGAGTTTAACGGTGGTGTAAATGATGAAAATTTTAACTATAGAAACGAAAATGTTAATGATACAAGACAATGGACTTATAAAAGAAAGGATGGTTCAACATTTCCTGTATTGTCAACTGTAACAGCAGTTAATAATGGTTACAGTAAAAAGGAAGGTTTTATAGCTGTGGCTACTGATATCTCTAGAATTAAGGAGGTAAAGAATGAATTAAGACGAAAAAATGAACTTTTAAATTACGCGGAACAAATTACCATGATGGGTAATTGGCAGTGGGATATTGTTTTAGATAAGGTATTATGTTCTACTAATTTATATGATATTTTTGGTGTTAAGGCAGAGGATATGTCGTTAAAATATGATTCTTATTTTAATTTCGTCCATCCAAAAGATAAAGATTTTGTTGCCAAACATGTAGAAAATGCTTTAATAATTAAAAGGTTTGATAACTTAATTCATCGAATTCAGTTAGATGACGGAACTGTAAAGACAATAAAATTAATAGGTGAAATCATTACCAATAGTAAGGATGAAGTAACAGAAGTTATTGGCGCTTGCCAAGATATTACAGAGTCTATAAAAGCTCAAGAAGAATTGAGAAAGAAGAATGATCTATTGAATTTTGCCGAACAGATTTCAATGATGTCTAATTGGAAATGGGATACGGTTGCCGATAAGGTTCAATGGTCAGAAAATTTTTATACAATTCTAGAACTTGACGAAGCTATAACTGACCTTAATTTCAATAGCTATTATAGGTTTGTTCATCCGGAAGATATAGGAATTGTTGACAAGCATTTTGAACAAGTAAATAAGAATAAAAGATGGGATAGTTTAACACATCGTATTATTACAACTTCTGGCAAGGTTAAAATAATTCTCATTTTAGGGAAGGTTTTTACTAATGAAAAGAATGAAATTATAGAAATGATCGGTACTTGCCAAGATATAACCGAATCAAAAGAAGCTGAACAAAAAATATTAGAAGCTAAAAATGAATTAGAAATTTTTACTCGAAAATTGTCATTACAAAATCAACAATTGGCAGATTTCACCCATATTACATCGCACAACCTTAGAGCACCTGTAGCCAACCTTAATTCTTTATTGGAAATCTATTCCTATGCTGAAAATGAAGAAGAACGAACAGATATCTTCAATAAATTCAGCAGTGTTATTGATCATCTTTCTTCTACCCTCAATACCTTGATCGAGGCGTTAAAAGCAAAAGTGGGTGATGCCAATGAGCATAAAGAAAATATAGAATTTAATGTGGTGCTAGAAAATACAGTTCAAATGTTAAGCGGAGCTATTTTGAAATCCAATGCTGTTATTAGTAGTGATTTCTCTAAGCTTTCAAGTATCTCCTACAACAAAATTTACATGGAAAGCATTTTCTTAAATTTAATAGGGAATGCCATTAAATATAGTGCTGAAGGTAGAACACCTAATATTCAAATTAAAACCGAAGTAAAAAACGAAAAAAATATCATTACCTTTAAAGACAATGGCTTAGGTATTGATCTCGATAAACACGGACATAAACTTTTTGGTTTGAATAAGGTTTTTCATAGACATCCAGATGCCAAAGGGGTAGGATTGTACCTAACCAAAACACAAATTGAAGCAATGGGAGGTACCATAACCGCCGATAGTGAAGTAAATGTAGGTACTACCTTTACTATAATTTTTAATTAAGCTTATAATGAACGATATTCTAAAGACTTGCATCGTAGATGATGACTCCATATACCAATTTACCATGGTAAAAACCCTAGAATCTACTAAATTACCCATGGAGATTATGGTTTTTTCAGATGGAGAAGAAGCAATCGATTTTATGCTAGACAACCTAGATCAAGATTCCGTATTTCCAGATGTAATTTTTCTTGATATTGACATGCCAGTAATGGACGGCTTTCAATTTATGGAAGAGTACGTAAAAATTAAACCTAGAGTTGGTAAAAAAATAACCATTTACATGGTGTCATCTTCCTTAGATCCAGTTGATATAGAAAGAGCTAAGAAAATTAGCGCTATTTCAGATTATATTGTAAAGCCTATTGGTTTAGGTAGGTTAAAGCATATTATTGAGGAGTTGTTAGAGGAAAGAGAAAATTAAACGTTGTTTTAGATTCTTAAATTTTTTAGGTCATCATTCAATTTAATAGGGTTAAGCTAAAATGCTAAATACCAGTAATTTTGATTGAACCTAAAAATTAAACTATGTCTTTACTAACAATAATTTTAAATATATTATTACCACCATTAGCTGTTTTTATGAAACACGGTATTGGTACTACACTTTTAATAAGTATTCTATTGACTTTGCTTGCCTGGTTACCTGGAGTTATCCATGCATTTATTGTTAATCAATAGGTCATAAAATATATTTTGTCTTGCCTACTTTGTTTTGGCAATGACATTAGAAACCGAATTGCTATTTAATTTATGATAGTTGTTCGGTTTTTTCTTGATATAATATAATTGTAACGCTTTTTTTGCTTTTCCTATATTTCAGCTAGTTGTTAACACTTATTGTGAAGAGAGACTATAAATTCATTCATTTAAGTAATAAATTTGATACGTTAGTAACTACTTTTTCAATCGACTATTTAATTTTAATAAATGGTTGAGGTAATTACTGATAAGTCCAACCCTAATTTATATACTGAACAAATGATTAAGTATTTTAAGATAGTAATCGCTTTAGTGATTTTAAACATTGTAAGTTGTAAAGAAACACCAAAAAAAGATGAAGCCAGTTCAAAACAAAATTCTGAAGTAGAAACCCAAGAATTAAGTGCAGAGGCTATTGTTCAAAATGCTATTGTAGCTCACGGTGGTGCCAAATATGACAAGGCAAACTATGAGTTTGTATTTAGAGATAAAATATACATGTTCAATAATACGGATGGTGCTGCTTATCGTGTAAATTTCAAGGATAGTATTGGTAATAGAATTGAAGACAATTTAAACAATGGATCTTTTAGTAGAACTATTAATGATAAAGTGGTAGACCTCTCTGAAAAGGATATTGCAATACATAGCAATGCTTTGAACTCGGTTATATATTTTGCAACACTGCCACATAAGTTAAACGACAAGGCGGTTCATAAAGAGCTTATTGGCGAAACGGTTATTAAAGGTGAGGATTATGATATTATTAGAGTCACTTTTGGTAAAGAAGGCGGCGGCAAGGACCATGATGATATTTTTATGTATTGGGTACATAAACAATCTCACTTTATTGAATATTTAGCATACAGTTATAGTACCAATAATGGCGGTGTTCGTTTTAGAAATGCATATAAACCAAGAACTATTGATGGTATTCGTTTTCAAGATTACATCAACTGGGCAGCTCCGGTTGGTACTCCATTAAAAGATTTACCTACTATGTATGAAATGAACGAGCTGAAAGAACTTTCTAGAATTGAAACGGAGAATGTGCGTAATCTTAACACGACTGATTTGATAGAATAGCCTTCATTCTAGAACACAGTTTACTTATTGTATCTTTGAGAGATTGCGTTAAATTTAGTTTTAATGATGAAATCAAAAGAACTCAATATTCAATTAAACTCTGTCTTATATGAAGGGTGAAAACTTGTTTGAAAATTTTAAGACCATTTCTGAAAAAGAATGGAAACAGAAAATTCAGTATGATTTAAAGGGAAAAGATTATAATGAAGAAGTTGTTTGGAATTCTCCTGAAGGAATAAAGGTAAAACCTTTTTATCATGCGGATGACTTAGAGCATGTAAAGGTGAAGACTTCTCAAATCTCATCATGGAGTATTGGTAAGTCTATTTATGCGGGTAATGCCATAATGGCGAATGAAAAAGCGCTTAAAAGTATTCAAAAAGGTGCTGAAGCTATAAGGTTTCTAATTCCGGATACAACTATTGATATTGCCGTAATTTTGAACAATATTGATTTAGATATTGTAAAAGTATATCTGAACATGCAATTTTTGTCTAAAGAATATATAGACAAAATACTTGTTAAGGTTTCCCGATCAAAAAACGTGCATCTTCAAATAGACCCAATAGGTAATTTGGCTAGGTCAGGTAATTGGTACGATACAATGTCCGCAGATATCGATTTGGTTGGGGGTTTAATTTCCAAGGATATTGAAAATTTATTTTGCGTTGATGTTTCGCTTTATGAAAATGCTGGAGCTGATATGGTTCAAGAATTAGCATATGCCATGTCTCATGCCAATGAATACTTAAATATAATAGATGAGAAAGATTCCCTTTATAAATTAAAAAATATAGATTTTAAGGTAGCGGTTGGGGGTAATTACTTTTTTGAAATTGCAAAGCTTAAAGCATTACGTAACCTTTGGGAAATTTTGGCTAATGCGTATGAAGTTTCCATTCCGTGCCATATTACTACGGAGCCAAGCAAGCGTAATAAGACTATTTATGATTATAACGTAAATATGTTGAGAACCACTACAGAATGTATGTCTGCAGTTTTAGGTGGGGCGGATACGGTGTTCAATTTAAATTATAATGCCGTTTATAAAAAGGATAATGAGTTTGCCGATCGTATAGCTTTAAACCAGCTTATACTGTTGAAAGAAGAAAGTTATTTTGATAAGGTAGAAAACCCTTCTGCGGGCAGTTACTACATTGAAACCATAACCAGTCAATTGGCAGAAAAAGCATTAATCTTATTCAAGTCGATAGAAAAAGATGGCGGATTCTTAAAACAATTAAAGAATCATACCATTCAGAATAGAATTGCTGATGGTGCACGTAAACAACAAGAGAAGTTTAATGAAAAGAAGATTGTTTTAGTAGGTACGAATGCATTTCAAAATGAAGAGGATAAAATGAATCAGGAGTTGGAATTATATCCGTTCGTAAAAAAGAATCCAAGAAAAACACTGATTACTCCTATTATAGAAAAACGATTGGCAGAAGAACTTGAGCAAAACCGTTTGTCACATGAGTAGAAGAGACTTACAACATATTCAATTAGCTAATTCGGTATCGCTTAGCAAAGAGCAAAAAAATAGTAATAGAGAATCTGACGACGCTCCGTTTATTACTGCGGAATCTATTCCGTTGAAAAAAAGCTATACAAAAGAGGATATCAATGATATTGAGCATCTAAATTTTGCAGCAGGTATACCACCGTTTCTACGCGGTCCTTATTCAACAATGTATGTGTTGAGACCATGGACTATTAGACAGTATGCAGGGTTTTCGACTGCTAAAGAAAGCAACGAATTTTATAGAAAGAATTTAAAAGCAGGGCAGAAAGGTTTGTCGGTAGCTTTTGATCTACCTACGCACAGAGGTTATGATAGTGATCATGAACGTGTGGTAGGTGATGTAGGTAAAGCAGGTGTAGCCATTGATACCGTTGAAGATATGAAAGTGCTCTTTGATGGTATTCCGCTTAACGAAATGTCGGTTTCTATGACCATGAACGGTGCAGTACTTCCTATCATGGCATTTTATATAGTTGCGGCAGAAGAACAAGGTGTACCGTTAGATAAGTTATCAGGAACCATACAGAATGATATTCTAAAGGAATTTATGGTGCGTAATACCTATATCTATCCGCCAAAACCTTCTATGCAACTGGTAGCGGATATTTTTGAGTACACGAGTAAACATATGCCTAAGTTCAATAGTATAAGTATTTCAGGATATCACATGCATGAAGCCGGTGCGCCTGCACATTTAGAATTGGCGTATACGTTATCTGATGGCTTGGAATATATTAAAACGGGAATAAAAGCGGGATTACAAATTGATGATTTTGCACCGCGACTTTCCTTTTTCTGGGGCATAGGGATGAATCACTTCATGGAAATCGCTAAAATGCGTGCTGCAAGAATGTTATGGGCAAAAGTGGTGAAAGAATTTAATCCACAGAACGAGAAATCGTTAATGTTGAGAACGCATTGCCAAACTAGCGGTTGGAGCCTTACGGAACAGGATCCGTTTAATAATGTGGCAAGAACTACTATAGAGGCTGCTGCCGCCGTATTTGGCGGTACACAGAGTTTACATACCAATGCATTAGATGAGGCAATAGCGCTGCCTACAGACTTTTCCGCACGTATTGCTAGGGAAACACAGATATACCTGCAACAAGAAACCAACATGACCAAAACTGTAGACCCATGGGCAGGTAGTTATTATGTAGAGAAACTAACGCATGATTTGGTGCATAAAGCTTGGGAGTTGATGCAAGAGGTGGAGAATCTTGGCGGAATGACAAAGGCAATTGAAACAGGTATTCCTAAAACTAGAATTGAAGAAGCTGCCGCTAGAAAACAGGCAAGAATAGATAGTCAACAAGATGTAATTGTAGGCGTCAATAAATATCAATTGAGTGAAGAAGATGAACTTCAGATTTTAGAGGTCGATAATAAAGAAGTGCGCAGGCAGCAATTAGAACGACTAAAAGAAGTAAAAGCAAATAGAAATACAGCTGTAGTTGTCCAAAAACTGAAAGAACTTACTATTGCTGCTAAAAATAAATTGAGCGATAGCGATTCGGAAGAAAATTTACTAGCTTTAGCAGTAGACGCGGCAAGAGAGAGAGCAACTTTAGGAGAAATTAGTAGTGCTTTAGAAGAAGCATTTGGCAGGCATAAAGCAATTATAAATTCATTTACAGGCGTGTATTCAAGAGAAATTAAAGAAGATAGTAGTTTTAAGAAAGCACAGGAACTCGCAGATCAATTTGCAGAGCAAGATGGTCGTAGACCTCGTATTATGGTTGCCAAAATGGGGCAAGATGGTCATGATCGTGGAGCTAAGGTTGTTGCTACAGGCTATGCCGATTTAGGGTTCGATGTGGATATAGGTCCGCTTTTTCAAACTCCAAAGGAAACAGCTAAGCAGGCAGTAGAGAATGACGTCCATATTTTAGGAATATCATCACTTGCTGGCGGACATA includes:
- a CDS encoding TonB-dependent receptor, producing MTNKKTNKSLLKTFIEISGATPIKKTVVYFTILFALSIGYAQETITVNGQYSATPLSSVITDIEEQIGYQFFFLESWAQGINVTANFDNENLTTALQSLLEDTSLNYYILESQKRIILLENTIVYDDLPNGFFGQEEVVEENNGKQTKANAPPPTFYTTNTQVKRNYDVVKVGKSDPNNLQESYKLTGRAINSKTGEPIPDLTIRVKGSNQITVSDSNGNYSLTLPSGYNVLSIRAMGIASTEREVIMYNNGSLDLLMEEGLQQLDEVVVEADAYKNVEEAITGSEQIDSEESKNIPLVLGERDILSVAKALPGISSAGEGAMGLNVRGGKTDQNLVLLDDAVIYNPQHFFGIFQALNPFTTKGVDIYKGAIPVEFGGRLSSVFDIRTKNGNVEKFSGEGSIGPVTGNLALEIPLEKEKSSLVVGGRGAYADWILRSLDDESLSNSNASFFDGIVKYHNKINDKNEVKATAYYSRDAFSITSDSLYNYDNRLFSVRWDHRMSDKTHSALIVDNSNYGFGIDFDGESNSDFKLDYSINETELKYKLRTALNDKNTLDYGGSAKYYSVNPGSIEPDGSESDISEFAIDKEQAVEGALFIGDEITVNEKLSVNLGVRYAFFAALGEATQRTYEEGMPKNESTVQDTIAYSSNQNIKTYGGPEARVSARYLFTPDFSVKASLNNSYQFLHTLSNNTTVSPIDTWKLSDLNIEAQKGYQASLGFYKNFKENEYELSIEGYYKIMENVLDFKTGANLFLNENVETQILQGDGKAYGVEFLLKKKSGDLNGWLSYTYSRSLYRFDSEFSEERINNGEFFPSNFDKPHDVSVITNYRFTKRYSISANFVYQTGRPITYPVGTFRFNNADFVAFSDRNEFRIPDFYRLDLGLNIEGNHKKNKLAHSFVTISVYNVLGRNNPYSVFFVTDDGEVKALQSSIFSIPIPSITYNFKF
- a CDS encoding PAS domain-containing sensor histidine kinase — translated: MSHYPNKIELQERHYQIFIEQAPTAIAMLDKNMVYLAVSKCWLKDYKLDQQDVIGRCHFDVFPMIGDDWKKKTEKCLNGIVDICDETTYHGKGDSIQWILWNVKPWYNAEGEIGGLLMHTEDITERKEKALKEKKYNTILKDTSDIARIGTWEIDLLKEKVSWSSMVYEIHEAPLDYEPTIASGLTFFEDEESRNSILLALNEAQKRGTPINLTLYLTTLKGNKRWVKVIGKIERNNGVTSKILGITQDITSSKKSEKLLNVAHAELEAIFNSDSIVVITTNSEGIINRFNKGAEKLLGYDSAEMIGLQRPEVYLHKGELEQFRNDMIAEFNGGVNDENFNYRNENVNDTRQWTYKRKDGSTFPVLSTVTAVNNGYSKKEGFIAVATDISRIKEVKNELRRKNELLNYAEQITMMGNWQWDIVLDKVLCSTNLYDIFGVKAEDMSLKYDSYFNFVHPKDKDFVAKHVENALIIKRFDNLIHRIQLDDGTVKTIKLIGEIITNSKDEVTEVIGACQDITESIKAQEELRKKNDLLNFAEQISMMSNWKWDTVADKVQWSENFYTILELDEAITDLNFNSYYRFVHPEDIGIVDKHFEQVNKNKRWDSLTHRIITTSGKVKIILILGKVFTNEKNEIIEMIGTCQDITESKEAEQKILEAKNELEIFTRKLSLQNQQLADFTHITSHNLRAPVANLNSLLEIYSYAENEEERTDIFNKFSSVIDHLSSTLNTLIEALKAKVGDANEHKENIEFNVVLENTVQMLSGAILKSNAVISSDFSKLSSISYNKIYMESIFLNLIGNAIKYSAEGRTPNIQIKTEVKNEKNIITFKDNGLGIDLDKHGHKLFGLNKVFHRHPDAKGVGLYLTKTQIEAMGGTITADSEVNVGTTFTIIFN
- a CDS encoding response regulator, with the translated sequence MNDILKTCIVDDDSIYQFTMVKTLESTKLPMEIMVFSDGEEAIDFMLDNLDQDSVFPDVIFLDIDMPVMDGFQFMEEYVKIKPRVGKKITIYMVSSSLDPVDIERAKKISAISDYIVKPIGLGRLKHIIEELLEEREN
- a CDS encoding YqaE/Pmp3 family membrane protein — protein: MSLLTIILNILLPPLAVFMKHGIGTTLLISILLTLLAWLPGVIHAFIVNQ
- a CDS encoding DUF6503 family protein, giving the protein MVEVITDKSNPNLYTEQMIKYFKIVIALVILNIVSCKETPKKDEASSKQNSEVETQELSAEAIVQNAIVAHGGAKYDKANYEFVFRDKIYMFNNTDGAAYRVNFKDSIGNRIEDNLNNGSFSRTINDKVVDLSEKDIAIHSNALNSVIYFATLPHKLNDKAVHKELIGETVIKGEDYDIIRVTFGKEGGGKDHDDIFMYWVHKQSHFIEYLAYSYSTNNGGVRFRNAYKPRTIDGIRFQDYINWAAPVGTPLKDLPTMYEMNELKELSRIETENVRNLNTTDLIE
- a CDS encoding methylmalonyl-CoA mutase subunit beta translates to MKGENLFENFKTISEKEWKQKIQYDLKGKDYNEEVVWNSPEGIKVKPFYHADDLEHVKVKTSQISSWSIGKSIYAGNAIMANEKALKSIQKGAEAIRFLIPDTTIDIAVILNNIDLDIVKVYLNMQFLSKEYIDKILVKVSRSKNVHLQIDPIGNLARSGNWYDTMSADIDLVGGLISKDIENLFCVDVSLYENAGADMVQELAYAMSHANEYLNIIDEKDSLYKLKNIDFKVAVGGNYFFEIAKLKALRNLWEILANAYEVSIPCHITTEPSKRNKTIYDYNVNMLRTTTECMSAVLGGADTVFNLNYNAVYKKDNEFADRIALNQLILLKEESYFDKVENPSAGSYYIETITSQLAEKALILFKSIEKDGGFLKQLKNHTIQNRIADGARKQQEKFNEKKIVLVGTNAFQNEEDKMNQELELYPFVKKNPRKTLITPIIEKRLAEELEQNRLSHE
- the scpA gene encoding methylmalonyl-CoA mutase codes for the protein MSRRDLQHIQLANSVSLSKEQKNSNRESDDAPFITAESIPLKKSYTKEDINDIEHLNFAAGIPPFLRGPYSTMYVLRPWTIRQYAGFSTAKESNEFYRKNLKAGQKGLSVAFDLPTHRGYDSDHERVVGDVGKAGVAIDTVEDMKVLFDGIPLNEMSVSMTMNGAVLPIMAFYIVAAEEQGVPLDKLSGTIQNDILKEFMVRNTYIYPPKPSMQLVADIFEYTSKHMPKFNSISISGYHMHEAGAPAHLELAYTLSDGLEYIKTGIKAGLQIDDFAPRLSFFWGIGMNHFMEIAKMRAARMLWAKVVKEFNPQNEKSLMLRTHCQTSGWSLTEQDPFNNVARTTIEAAAAVFGGTQSLHTNALDEAIALPTDFSARIARETQIYLQQETNMTKTVDPWAGSYYVEKLTHDLVHKAWELMQEVENLGGMTKAIETGIPKTRIEEAAARKQARIDSQQDVIVGVNKYQLSEEDELQILEVDNKEVRRQQLERLKEVKANRNTAVVVQKLKELTIAAKNKLSDSDSEENLLALAVDAARERATLGEISSALEEAFGRHKAIINSFTGVYSREIKEDSSFKKAQELADQFAEQDGRRPRIMVAKMGQDGHDRGAKVVATGYADLGFDVDIGPLFQTPKETAKQAVENDVHILGISSLAGGHKTLVPEVVKELKSYGREDIMVIVGGVIPKQDYGFLKEAGATAVFGPGTKISDAAIQLLEILLE